In Uranotaenia lowii strain MFRU-FL chromosome 2, ASM2978415v1, whole genome shotgun sequence, one genomic interval encodes:
- the LOC129743828 gene encoding uncharacterized protein LOC129743828 has protein sequence MATPSSPTSEPARQQFPQKSARQQHGTPKPPAAREMLHQQQESDFSNKIRHGNVVRSIGSIPATPPADWEMLHPQQNNNNIRHGKVVRAIGAIPATPPADWKVLHQQQKNNNTSGTMHGSQEAASWTRAVSRILIKPHSDKK, from the coding sequence ATGGCCACTCCATCATCGCCAACTTCGGAGCCAGCACGGCAACAGTTCCCTCAAAAAAGTGCACGACAACAACATGGAACGCCCAAACCTCCGGCAGCGAGAGAAATGCTGCACCAGCAGCAAGAAAGCGACTTCAGCAACAAGATCCGACACGGCAACGTCGTGCGCTCCATCGGTTCGATACCAGCCACACCTCCGGCTGATTGGGAGATGCTGCACCCGcagcagaacaacaacaacatccggCACGGCAAGGTCGTGCGGGCCATCGGTGCGATACCAGCTACACCTCCGGCTGATTGGAAAGTGCTGCACCAGCAGCAGAAGAACAACAACACCAGTGGGACCATGCATGGTTCACAGGAAGCTGCCAGTTGGACTCGAGCCGTAAGTCGAATCTTAATAAAACCACACtctgacaaaaaatga